In Euphorbia lathyris chromosome 9, ddEupLath1.1, whole genome shotgun sequence, the following are encoded in one genomic region:
- the LOC136207321 gene encoding 4-hydroxyphenylacetaldehyde synthase-like: protein MVLDQGVTVYTLAAARDRALKVFGWDHITKLVVYTSDQTHSTIHKGAKLVGIPSCNIRSLPTSISNGFSLCPQTLEEEAIENDIASGFLPLYLCGTIGTTACGAIDPIKELGKIANKYNIWFHIDAAYAGSVCICPEFRHYLDGVELADSISMNLHKWFLTNMTCCCLWIKQPRLLIESLSTSPEFLRNSATESNEVIDYKDWQLALSRQFIALKVWVMIRRHGVGNLMHHIRSDVMLAKRLESLMKNDKRFEIVVPRKFSLVCLRLKPKTNDLNEQLLEVVNKSGRTFITHGVVGGLYFIRCAIGSTLTEEKHVDELWNLIQEKTDMLTS from the exons atggtattggatcagggtgttacaGTCTATACTCTTGCTGCAGCTAGAGACAGGGCTTTAAAAGTGTTCGGATGGGATCATATCACTAAATTGGTGGTTTACACTTCTGATCAAACACATTCTACCATTCATAAGGGAGCTAAATTAGTAGGCATCCCATCCTGCAACATTCGTTCACTTCCTACCTCAATTTCGAATGGATTTTCATTGTGTCCGCAAACACTGGAGGAA GAAGCAATTGAAAATGATATAGCCTCAGGATTCCTGCCTTTGTATCTCTGCGGAACTATTGGAACTACTGCTTGTGGAGCAATCGATCCGATTAAAGAATTGGGGAAAATCGCGAACAAGTACAACATATGGTTCCACATTGACGCAGCATATGCAGGAAGTGTTTGCATTTGTCCTGAATTCAGGCATTATTTGGATGGAGTTGAATTAGCAGATTCTATAAGTATGAATCTACATAAATGGTTCCTTACTAACATGACTTGCTGTTGTCTCTGGATTAAACAACCTCGTTTGTTGATTGAATCATTATCAACTAGCCCCGAATTCCTGAGGAATTCTGCTACCGAATCAAATGAAGTCATAGACTACAAAGATTGGCAACTTGCACTGAGCAGGCAGTTCATTGCTTTAAAAGTATGGGTTATGATACGTAGACATGGAGTGGGGAACCTCATGCACCATATACGCAGCGATGTCATGTTGGCTAAGCGATTAGAATCACTCATGAAGAATGACAAGAGGTTTGAGATTGTGGTGCCGAGAAAGTTTTCCTTGGTTTGTTTAAGATTGAAGCCCAAAACCAATGATTTGAATGAGCAATTATTGGAAGTAGTGAACAAGAGCGGACGCACTTTCATAACTCATGGAGTGGTGGGGGGATTGTATTTCATACGCTGCGCCATTGGATCCACATTGACTGAGGAGAAACATGTAGATGAATTGTGGAATCTGATTCAAGAGAAGACTGACATGCTCACTTCTTAA